The following coding sequences lie in one Methylotuvimicrobium alcaliphilum 20Z genomic window:
- a CDS encoding sigma-54 interaction domain-containing protein: MQINSFTLNSLLETHDLPFIIVNAAQQIVGVNRAWENHFGQTRESILGNACCNNPGDCRHRRFFQTLEPYAGLFSDTLDEREYLLKVRGYPLLDTDGTLYLGESVLTAGASEPQDKSPKMVGTSSAFINLKSNLQKAAQSNVPVMLNGETGTGKELAAEFIHRQSQNADGEFVIVDCTVLGEDLFESELFGHEKGSFTGAASAKKGLFELADGGTLFLDEVGELPVSLQPKLLRALESGQFRRVGGTTSLTSTVRVVTATHRNLGEMVRNGLFREDLFYRLSVFPLEIPALRDRIEDMPALVGHFLKSFGQRDCCVYSTTKAAMQKLMQHKWPGNIRELKNCLQLATCLCKNHTIDELDISIMRRQGATLKPGMIERRGQGAVIEDTGASNINPLDTIEAEFIRSLIKKYQGNRKLIASEMNISERTLYRKLNRLNIN, encoded by the coding sequence ATAAACTCGTTCACGCTGAATTCTCTGCTCGAAACCCACGACCTGCCTTTTATTATTGTCAATGCAGCTCAACAAATCGTCGGCGTTAATCGCGCTTGGGAAAATCATTTCGGGCAGACCAGAGAAAGTATTTTGGGTAATGCGTGCTGCAATAATCCGGGCGATTGCCGGCATCGACGTTTTTTTCAAACGCTTGAACCTTATGCGGGTTTATTCAGCGATACCCTGGACGAACGCGAGTATTTATTGAAAGTTCGGGGCTATCCTTTGCTCGATACCGACGGCACGCTTTATCTGGGAGAGTCGGTACTTACCGCCGGTGCGTCGGAACCTCAGGATAAAAGCCCGAAGATGGTTGGCACGTCTTCTGCTTTCATAAATCTGAAATCTAACTTGCAAAAGGCCGCTCAATCGAATGTACCGGTCATGTTAAACGGCGAAACCGGAACCGGCAAAGAGCTCGCCGCCGAATTTATTCATCGGCAATCGCAAAATGCCGATGGAGAATTTGTCATCGTCGATTGCACGGTACTCGGAGAAGACTTGTTCGAAAGCGAACTGTTCGGCCATGAAAAGGGCTCCTTTACCGGGGCGGCATCCGCCAAAAAAGGATTGTTCGAACTAGCGGACGGAGGCACTTTGTTTCTTGATGAGGTCGGCGAATTGCCGGTCTCTTTACAACCTAAGTTATTAAGAGCATTAGAAAGCGGCCAATTTAGGCGGGTAGGCGGTACCACATCGTTGACATCGACGGTTCGAGTCGTGACGGCCACACACAGAAACCTTGGAGAAATGGTGAGAAACGGACTGTTCCGGGAAGATTTGTTTTACCGATTGTCGGTTTTTCCGTTAGAAATACCGGCTTTGAGAGACCGGATAGAGGATATGCCGGCACTGGTAGGACATTTTCTTAAGTCTTTCGGGCAACGCGACTGCTGTGTATATAGTACGACCAAAGCCGCCATGCAAAAATTAATGCAGCACAAATGGCCCGGCAATATACGCGAACTGAAAAATTGCCTGCAGCTGGCAACGTGCCTTTGCAAAAACCACACTATCGATGAACTGGACATTTCCATCATGCGGCGTCAAGGCGCTACATTAAAACCCGGTATGATAGAAAGACGCGGACAAGGAGCGGTAATTGAGGACACTGGGGCATCAAACATAAACCCTTTGGATACTATCGAAGCCGAGTTCATTCGGTCCTTGATCAAAAAATATCAAGGCAACCGTAAGCTGATTGCTTCCGAAATGAATATCAGCGAAAGAACTTTATACCGCAAATTAAATCGCCTCAATATCAATTAA
- a CDS encoding HDOD domain-containing protein, giving the protein MESSLSSWTINTIDPGLDNFSHPVDLREEINRIKALPPLPGIARQIIELASDPLADVKKLAAIIEMDPILSSQVIRWAGSALYGYRGKLVSIQESIARVLGYDFVMNLALGLSALSPLKAPKIGKVGTRMLWIQAIAGSRLTLTLGEMMPAEERPDRQTLFLASLLHNIGFPLLGHEFPEEFAYLSRIIDANATLSVYNIERFAFGVDHTLLGAWLMRSWSMPKPIVDVVYHHHNPHYRGDNYRLNLLVYLSDCLLGTLGIGDGQNQNYGEEEFAVLNLNSDAVHQKLAELSASLDDIAAMADQLTS; this is encoded by the coding sequence ATGGAATCATCACTGAGTAGTTGGACTATCAACACTATCGATCCAGGCTTGGATAATTTTTCGCATCCGGTAGACTTGCGTGAAGAAATCAATCGCATCAAGGCGCTACCACCCTTGCCGGGTATCGCTCGGCAAATTATTGAATTGGCGTCGGATCCGTTAGCGGATGTTAAAAAATTGGCGGCAATCATCGAAATGGATCCCATTCTGAGCTCGCAAGTGATTCGCTGGGCCGGTTCGGCCCTTTACGGCTACCGGGGCAAGCTCGTATCGATACAAGAGTCGATAGCCCGTGTATTAGGCTATGATTTTGTGATGAATTTGGCTCTGGGCCTTAGCGCGTTATCGCCGCTTAAAGCGCCGAAAATCGGGAAGGTCGGCACTCGAATGTTATGGATTCAAGCCATTGCCGGTTCCCGCCTGACATTGACACTCGGCGAAATGATGCCGGCCGAAGAAAGACCGGACCGTCAAACGTTGTTTTTAGCCTCGTTGCTGCACAACATCGGCTTTCCATTGCTCGGGCACGAGTTTCCGGAAGAGTTTGCTTATTTATCGAGAATCATCGATGCCAATGCCACACTAAGCGTTTACAACATCGAGCGGTTTGCCTTCGGCGTCGACCATACTTTGCTAGGCGCTTGGCTCATGCGCAGCTGGTCGATGCCGAAACCGATTGTCGATGTCGTTTATCATCACCATAACCCTCATTACCGCGGCGACAATTACCGGCTTAATTTATTGGTGTATTTAAGCGATTGCTTATTGGGAACCTTAGGTATCGGCGACGGGCAAAATCAAAATTACGGCGAAGAGGAATTTGCCGTATTGAATTTGAATTCGGATGCGGTTCATCAAAAACTCGCCGAACTCAGTGCTTCGCTTGACGATATTGCCGCAATGGCCGACCAATTGACTAGCTAA
- a CDS encoding IS5 family transposase: MPRQMLTDERWEKLKMTMLKMGIYDKPFLRQTTEGIFYRLRVGCPWRDLPSAFGNWNAVYKRFNEWSRKEKLMGIFNELIVEPDLEWQFIDGSIVKAHQHSSGAAHGQESAIGKSVAGNTTKIHMAVDACGLPIHFTLTGGEVHDCKEAPILVAELPKADYIVADKGYDSEPLRVQIKEKGAVPVIPRKKNSTVGNDDMDWCLYKYRHLVENVFARLKHFRAIATRYDKLKRNFEASVALACAFLWLPM, translated from the coding sequence ATGCCGCGACAAATGTTAACGGATGAACGGTGGGAAAAATTGAAGATGACTATGTTGAAAATGGGAATATATGACAAACCCTTTCTTCGGCAAACAACCGAAGGGATTTTTTATCGTTTGCGCGTAGGTTGTCCCTGGCGAGATCTACCCAGTGCCTTTGGTAACTGGAATGCTGTTTATAAACGCTTCAATGAATGGTCTCGTAAAGAAAAACTGATGGGTATTTTTAACGAACTGATCGTTGAGCCTGACTTGGAATGGCAATTTATTGATGGCAGTATTGTGAAAGCTCATCAGCATAGTAGCGGTGCGGCACATGGTCAAGAATCAGCGATTGGTAAGTCGGTGGCGGGCAATACAACCAAAATCCATATGGCTGTTGATGCCTGTGGTCTTCCCATCCACTTTACACTGACAGGTGGCGAAGTTCATGATTGTAAAGAAGCGCCAATCTTAGTCGCTGAACTGCCTAAGGCAGACTATATCGTTGCTGACAAAGGCTATGACAGTGAACCACTCCGTGTTCAGATTAAAGAAAAAGGAGCTGTTCCTGTCATTCCAAGAAAAAAGAATTCAACCGTAGGGAATGATGATATGGATTGGTGTCTCTACAAATATCGTCACCTCGTTGAAAATGTGTTTGCAAGACTGAAACATTTCAGAGCTATTGCTACACGATATGACAAGCTAAAACGAAATTTTGAAGCTTCTGTGGCCTTAGCTTGCGCTTTTTTATGGTTACCTATGTGA
- the apbC gene encoding iron-sulfur cluster carrier protein ApbC, whose amino-acid sequence MAQITQADIENRLKTFIDPNVETDLVSAKSIKSINVDGADVSIKLELGYPAKKHLDEYKLAVLEHLKTLDGIGTVTIDITINILSHAVQQGLKPLPGIKNIIAVASGKGGVGKSTTAVNLALALAAEGAKVGILDADIYGPSIPTMLGQSGFPESEDGKTMLPKMSFGLQTNSIGYLVDTSQPMIWRGPMVTGALQQLLKETRWTDLDYLIVDLPPGTGDIQLTLSQQIPVSGAVIVTTPQDIALLDAQRGLAMFEKVNVPVLGIVENMSVHICSQCGHEEAIFGSGGGAAMAEKNQVPLLGALPLDKDIRLNADSGRPTVVSDPDGRSAEIYREIARKMTAKLALKAKDFSSKFPNIVIQNT is encoded by the coding sequence ATGGCACAAATTACCCAAGCAGACATCGAAAATCGATTGAAGACGTTTATCGACCCCAATGTTGAAACCGATTTGGTTTCGGCTAAATCGATTAAATCGATCAACGTTGACGGTGCAGATGTCTCGATAAAACTGGAATTAGGCTATCCAGCCAAAAAACATCTCGATGAGTATAAATTAGCTGTATTGGAGCATTTAAAGACGCTGGATGGCATCGGTACCGTGACGATCGATATTACTATCAATATTTTGTCGCATGCGGTACAGCAAGGCTTGAAGCCGCTGCCGGGCATCAAAAACATCATCGCAGTCGCATCCGGCAAAGGGGGCGTCGGCAAATCGACAACGGCGGTAAATTTAGCCCTGGCCTTGGCGGCGGAAGGCGCTAAGGTCGGTATTCTGGATGCCGACATCTATGGGCCGAGCATTCCGACGATGCTCGGACAATCCGGTTTTCCGGAAAGCGAAGACGGCAAAACCATGCTGCCGAAGATGTCGTTCGGTTTACAAACCAATTCGATAGGCTATTTGGTCGACACAAGCCAGCCGATGATTTGGCGCGGCCCTATGGTCACCGGCGCGTTACAGCAATTGCTTAAAGAAACGCGTTGGACCGATCTCGATTATTTGATAGTAGATCTACCGCCCGGCACAGGGGACATTCAATTAACGCTGTCGCAACAAATACCGGTTAGCGGTGCGGTTATCGTCACGACGCCGCAAGACATCGCGCTTCTCGATGCGCAACGCGGTTTAGCGATGTTCGAAAAGGTCAACGTACCGGTGTTGGGCATCGTCGAAAATATGAGCGTGCATATTTGTAGCCAGTGCGGTCATGAAGAAGCGATTTTCGGTAGCGGCGGCGGCGCGGCGATGGCTGAAAAAAACCAGGTACCGCTATTGGGTGCGTTACCGTTAGATAAAGACATCAGGCTAAATGCCGATTCGGGCCGTCCGACGGTCGTCTCCGATCCCGACGGTCGCTCGGCTGAAATTTACCGTGAAATTGCACGAAAAATGACCGCGAAACTAGCCTTGAAAGCCAAAGATTTCAGTAGCAAATTTCCGAATATCGTGATTCAGAATACCTAA
- the dcd gene encoding dCTP deaminase gives MSIKSDKWIRRMAEQHGMIEPFAATQVRETEKGRVISYGTSSYGYDVRCSDEFKIFTNINSAIVDPKDFSEASFVDVKSDVCIIPPNSFALARTVEFFRIPRDVLTICLGKSTYARCGIIVNVTPLEPEWEGHVTLEFSNTTPLPAKIYANEGVAQMLFLGGDEVCDTSYADRAGKYQGQTGVTLPKA, from the coding sequence ATGAGCATCAAATCGGATAAGTGGATACGCCGGATGGCGGAACAACACGGCATGATCGAGCCGTTCGCCGCAACGCAGGTTAGGGAGACGGAAAAAGGCAGAGTGATTTCGTATGGCACTTCGAGTTACGGATACGACGTGCGTTGCTCGGACGAATTTAAAATTTTCACGAACATTAATTCGGCAATCGTCGATCCGAAGGATTTTAGCGAAGCGAGTTTCGTCGACGTTAAATCCGATGTCTGCATCATTCCACCGAATTCGTTCGCGTTGGCACGCACTGTCGAATTCTTTCGCATTCCGCGCGATGTGCTGACGATCTGTCTTGGCAAATCGACTTATGCGCGCTGCGGCATTATCGTCAACGTCACGCCGCTCGAGCCGGAGTGGGAAGGTCATGTAACCCTAGAGTTCTCAAATACCACACCGTTGCCGGCCAAAATCTATGCGAACGAAGGAGTCGCGCAAATGCTGTTTTTAGGCGGCGACGAGGTATGCGATACATCTTATGCGGACCGAGCCGGTAAATATCAAGGCCAAACCGGCGTGACTTTACCGAAAGCCTAG
- a CDS encoding heme ABC transporter ATP-binding protein: MLEARKIVVGIGGKRLLDDITLCVKPGEVLAVVGPNGAGKSTLLKTMCGDLKPRHGFITMNGTELDDWPVAELARVRGVLPQNSTLSFPFTVLEVVAMGRCPHRRNGDPAHDNAIIRQAMALTDTEMFVDRIYTTLSGGERQRVQLARVLTQIWEPVGDLPRYLLLDEPTSALDLAHQHSVLAIARRFADRFQAGVLAILHDLNLAALYADRIAVLHSGRLMAFDSPERVLDADLIKEIFGYPVTIAVHPTKTNCPLVIPHLLRNAE; this comes from the coding sequence ATGCTGGAGGCGCGTAAGATAGTTGTCGGCATCGGCGGCAAGCGTTTGTTGGACGATATCACGCTGTGCGTTAAGCCCGGCGAAGTACTCGCGGTCGTTGGGCCGAACGGCGCAGGCAAGTCGACATTGCTGAAAACAATGTGCGGCGATTTGAAACCGCGGCACGGTTTTATTACCATGAACGGCACCGAACTCGACGATTGGCCGGTAGCCGAACTGGCCCGCGTGCGCGGCGTGCTGCCGCAAAACTCGACGCTATCGTTTCCGTTCACGGTACTCGAGGTCGTAGCGATGGGGCGCTGCCCGCATCGGCGTAACGGCGATCCGGCGCACGACAATGCTATCATTCGGCAAGCAATGGCATTGACCGATACCGAAATGTTCGTCGATAGAATTTATACTACGCTATCGGGCGGCGAGCGTCAGCGCGTACAATTGGCGAGAGTTTTGACGCAGATATGGGAACCGGTCGGTGATCTGCCACGCTATTTATTGCTCGACGAGCCGACATCGGCGCTCGATCTTGCGCATCAGCATAGCGTGTTGGCGATCGCCAGACGATTCGCCGACCGTTTTCAGGCGGGCGTTCTGGCGATTCTGCACGATTTGAATTTGGCTGCACTCTATGCCGACCGTATTGCGGTTCTGCATTCGGGCCGCTTGATGGCATTCGACAGTCCGGAGCGGGTTTTAGATGCCGATTTGATCAAGGAAATTTTCGGCTATCCGGTAACGATAGCCGTTCACCCTACTAAAACGAATTGTCCGCTGGTGATTCCGCATTTGTTGCGAAATGCCGAATGA
- a CDS encoding FecCD family ABC transporter permease, with translation MSGGTKRYAVLGGLTLLLFVTAIISLGIGAYSISPGQVLAILSEVFGLQLPWPFNDGHRAVLESIRGPRIALGVLIGATLAVSGAAMQGLFRNPLADPALIGVSSGAALAAVAAIVLETSLLRNVAQILGYYYLPAAAFSGGFAVTWLVYRFAGSGGRLDIASLLLAGIAVNALAGSLTGLLTSIADDQQLRTLTFWSMGSLGSANWSQVVAGLPFFLLNLLLLPYFSSALNALLLGEAEAGHLGFSVETVKTAVIVLVALGVGCCVALGGIIGFIGLVVPHLLRLRLGPDHRIILPGSALLGASLLLVSDGLARSLAVPAEIPIGIVTGVLGSPFFLWLLYRQRMLGG, from the coding sequence ATGTCTGGCGGAACGAAACGTTATGCAGTTCTGGGCGGCTTGACGCTGCTGCTGTTTGTAACGGCCATCATATCGCTCGGGATCGGCGCCTATTCGATTTCACCGGGCCAAGTACTCGCCATTCTGAGCGAGGTTTTCGGTCTGCAACTGCCCTGGCCGTTCAATGACGGCCATCGCGCCGTATTGGAATCGATACGCGGTCCGCGTATCGCACTAGGCGTGTTGATTGGCGCGACGCTGGCCGTCTCGGGAGCGGCAATGCAGGGCTTATTCCGTAACCCGCTTGCCGACCCGGCATTGATCGGCGTATCGAGCGGCGCGGCATTGGCAGCGGTCGCTGCGATCGTGCTCGAAACCAGCCTGCTGCGGAACGTGGCGCAAATACTCGGTTATTATTATCTGCCTGCAGCGGCTTTTTCGGGCGGATTCGCGGTGACTTGGCTGGTCTACCGTTTCGCCGGTTCCGGCGGCCGTCTCGATATCGCTTCGCTGCTGCTGGCCGGAATCGCCGTCAACGCATTGGCAGGTTCCTTAACGGGTTTGTTGACTTCGATCGCCGACGATCAGCAATTGCGTACCTTAACATTTTGGAGCATGGGCAGTCTCGGCAGCGCTAACTGGAGTCAAGTCGTCGCCGGCTTGCCGTTTTTTCTGCTGAACTTGTTGCTGCTCCCGTATTTTTCAAGCGCTTTGAATGCGCTATTACTCGGCGAGGCGGAAGCCGGCCATCTCGGATTTTCGGTCGAAACCGTCAAAACCGCAGTGATCGTTTTGGTTGCACTCGGTGTGGGCTGTTGCGTCGCATTGGGCGGCATCATCGGTTTCATTGGGCTGGTCGTACCGCATTTGCTGCGGCTCAGGCTCGGTCCGGACCATCGCATCATACTGCCGGGCTCGGCTTTGCTCGGCGCCAGTCTGTTGTTGGTATCGGACGGTTTGGCGCGCAGCTTGGCCGTACCTGCCGAAATACCGATCGGTATCGTCACCGGCGTTTTGGGCAGTCCGTTCTTTTTGTGGTTACTGTATCGGCAACGGATGCTAGGAGGCTGA
- a CDS encoding heme/hemin ABC transporter substrate-binding protein: MHKNKLFKIVRTVMCCVVFVTAGASANEPRIVAVGGSLTEIVYALGAENLLAGVDTTSQWPEAAKALPQVGYMRNLSAEGILSLMPTLLLTTQGSGPQTVIEQIRQAGVEIKTVNEDNSADGVVSKIRAVAEWLNATEQGERLAKQVQEDFDRLDRFTSGIAKRPKVLFVLAISRGAPIVSGEGTPADAMIRIAGGDNALKGFEGFKPASSEALIEAAPDVIVLTDMAANAIGGIERLFKMPGFGATPAGKLGKAVTMDALYLLGFGPRSGQAALDLAARLRTVDTVASE; this comes from the coding sequence ATGCATAAAAACAAACTATTCAAGATCGTCCGTACCGTCATGTGTTGCGTCGTGTTCGTAACTGCAGGCGCTTCGGCAAACGAACCGCGTATCGTTGCGGTCGGCGGCTCATTGACCGAAATTGTCTATGCACTCGGTGCGGAAAACCTGTTGGCCGGCGTCGACACGACCAGTCAATGGCCTGAAGCGGCGAAAGCATTACCGCAGGTAGGCTATATGCGCAATCTTTCGGCAGAAGGCATTTTGTCGCTGATGCCGACTCTATTATTGACGACGCAAGGTTCGGGGCCGCAAACGGTTATCGAGCAGATCCGGCAAGCCGGTGTGGAAATCAAAACCGTTAACGAAGACAATTCGGCGGACGGCGTGGTGTCCAAAATTCGAGCCGTCGCCGAATGGTTGAATGCGACCGAACAGGGCGAGCGCTTGGCGAAACAGGTACAGGAAGATTTCGATCGACTCGATCGATTCACGTCCGGGATTGCGAAACGTCCGAAAGTATTGTTTGTGTTGGCTATATCGCGCGGCGCGCCGATCGTCTCGGGTGAGGGAACGCCTGCCGATGCGATGATCCGTATCGCCGGCGGCGACAATGCTTTGAAAGGTTTCGAAGGCTTTAAGCCGGCAAGTAGCGAAGCTTTGATCGAAGCAGCGCCGGATGTGATCGTGTTGACCGATATGGCAGCGAATGCGATCGGCGGCATCGAGCGCTTGTTCAAAATGCCCGGTTTCGGTGCGACACCGGCCGGCAAGCTAGGCAAAGCGGTAACGATGGATGCCCTGTATTTGTTGGGATTCGGCCCGAGATCCGGTCAAGCCGCGCTGGACTTGGCTGCGCGCTTGCGCACCGTCGATACCGTGGCGTCCGAATGA
- a CDS encoding HugZ family pyridoxamine 5'-phosphate oxidase: MNDTTVDFEQVREDCSRLTDSFDSVLMATVGVDGKPEASYAAYVKYQGDYYIYISELAAHTRNLLENDKVSLLFIEDEDKASHLFARQRATFQGQAEEIARDSEQFHFVMDAFQQKFGQFIDMLKKLQDFHLFRIHPTKGSFVQGFARAFTIEGEALDEFRHVNDTGHRNSAQSKPESMPAH, encoded by the coding sequence ATGAACGATACCACAGTAGATTTTGAACAAGTCCGTGAGGACTGCAGCCGACTGACCGATTCTTTCGATTCGGTGTTGATGGCGACCGTAGGTGTGGACGGTAAGCCGGAAGCCAGTTACGCGGCCTATGTGAAATACCAAGGTGATTATTATATCTATATCAGCGAATTGGCGGCTCATACCCGCAATCTTTTGGAGAACGACAAGGTCAGTCTGTTGTTCATCGAAGATGAAGATAAAGCATCGCATTTATTCGCGCGGCAACGGGCCACGTTTCAAGGGCAGGCCGAAGAAATCGCGAGGGATAGCGAACAATTTCATTTTGTCATGGATGCGTTTCAACAGAAATTCGGGCAATTCATCGATATGCTGAAAAAATTGCAGGACTTCCATTTGTTTCGTATTCATCCGACGAAAGGATCGTTTGTACAAGGTTTTGCCCGCGCTTTCACGATCGAAGGCGAAGCCTTGGACGAATTCCGCCATGTCAACGATACCGGGCATCGGAACAGCGCACAAAGCAAGCCGGAATCGATGCCGGCGCATTGA
- a CDS encoding ChuX/HutX family heme-like substrate-binding protein, with protein MCQANDSRTNSISPEALKRRWDELRENRSQLRIREAASALEVSEVELLATGCGENATRLDADWQGLLGGIESLGQVMALTRNDDAVHEKTGFYQSIRLTDTGGRIQGDNIDLFLDFRHWHSAFAVTEQTRQGARNSLQFFDRDGTAVHKIYMTESRCIPAYRALIERYRSEDQSQRQYVESPVLNIDSVAAVAGNDRLGQAWHERLIACGAVPYQSTEPLQTERLPPPLFRRFMEKASEVGAGLTVLVGNAGALQVHSGPIEKLMITGPWFNVLDDGFNLHLKEDALAELLLSERPAGNTVAKTLELYDTAGSTIAMILFEHADSLPLS; from the coding sequence ATGTGCCAAGCAAACGATAGTCGAACGAACTCGATTTCTCCCGAGGCGTTAAAACGCCGCTGGGACGAACTACGCGAGAACAGGTCGCAATTGCGGATTAGGGAGGCCGCTTCCGCTTTGGAAGTCAGCGAGGTCGAACTCCTGGCGACCGGCTGCGGGGAAAATGCGACTCGTCTTGACGCCGATTGGCAGGGGCTGCTGGGTGGAATCGAATCATTAGGCCAGGTAATGGCATTGACCCGCAACGATGATGCGGTGCACGAAAAAACCGGTTTTTACCAAAGTATCCGGCTGACCGATACCGGCGGACGGATTCAGGGCGATAACATCGATCTGTTTCTGGATTTTCGCCATTGGCATTCTGCTTTCGCCGTGACCGAACAAACTCGTCAGGGAGCTCGCAACAGTCTGCAATTTTTCGATCGCGACGGTACTGCCGTGCATAAGATTTATATGACCGAAAGCAGATGTATACCGGCCTATCGGGCCTTGATCGAACGTTACCGCTCCGAAGATCAATCCCAACGGCAATATGTCGAATCTCCGGTGCTAAACATTGATTCGGTAGCCGCCGTGGCCGGCAACGATAGGCTAGGACAGGCATGGCATGAGCGCTTGATCGCCTGTGGAGCCGTGCCTTATCAAAGCACCGAGCCGCTGCAAACCGAACGACTGCCGCCCCCGTTGTTTCGGCGTTTCATGGAAAAAGCGTCAGAAGTTGGCGCCGGTTTGACCGTTTTAGTAGGCAATGCCGGCGCGCTGCAGGTTCATTCGGGCCCGATCGAGAAACTGATGATCACCGGCCCCTGGTTCAACGTGCTCGACGACGGTTTCAACCTGCATTTGAAGGAAGACGCGTTGGCCGAACTGCTTCTCTCCGAACGTCCGGCCGGGAATACTGTGGCCAAAACCTTGGAGCTTTACGATACTGCCGGAAGCACTATCGCTATGATTCTCTTCGAACATGCAGACTCATTGCCATTAAGTTAA